In the Ilumatobacteraceae bacterium genome, one interval contains:
- a CDS encoding DEAD/DEAH box helicase has translation MRPDRDDILARYSFDLDQFQLDALDALDDGEHVIVAAPTGSGKTVVAEYGVEVALRTGRRAFYTAPIKALSNQKFRDLTEIHGEDRVGLLTGDNSINGDAAAVVMTTEVLRNMIYGGRDLDDLAVVVLDEVHFLQDTYRGPVWEEVIIHLPQHVQLVCLSATVSNADELSEWISTVRGPTTAVVETKRPVQLDNMYFVADRTNDRLRLLPTIVDGRPNNDALRLDASGVRHGRSRRHERNVKGSGTRKLSTPTRIETVETLHEHDLLPAIFFIFSRAQCDEAARSCVDAGLRLTDDTARSRVREIAAERLGSLLTADLDVLGYDQFMTQLEAGVAAHHAGMVPPFKEVVERCFIEGLIRVVFATETLAVGVNMPARSVVIEKLTKFTGDHHESLSPAQYTQLTGRAGRRGIDELGSAVVLWSPFVRFDQAADLAMSRSFHLRSAFRPTYNMAANLVRTYDAQTARQLLTLSFAQFQADREVVRTERRLQRQRDRLESLRATAASPFGDIDEYRSLMNAAEAPRRLDDPIEVAMAALRPGAVIHASKGKAHGPVAVVATAHRSSGLRLTAITPSGRSIHLVAGDFDQPPQQLGTVVLPGTYSPNRKDYLAEVGLRVKRAKLRPRAPQRPAELHRDGSTEHPIERDPDLRERLKAASQADRVAREVAELERRMDHQNATLAREFDGVLAVLAERGLLDIDAWTLTDGGEMLARVFHESDLLVTETIRTGLLDGVDAATLAGLVSTFVYEHRSPDDPPMPWFPDSAIRRRWRSIQRLSEELSHLELVQGISQHRPPDPTFFAVAYAWVAGEGFAEVVAEEELTGGDFVRTIKQLIDVLRQVAIVAPDPKTRAAARTASESAFRGVVEDASAVEPG, from the coding sequence GTGCGGCCCGACCGGGACGACATCCTCGCCCGCTACTCCTTCGATCTCGACCAGTTCCAGCTCGACGCGCTCGACGCGCTCGACGACGGGGAACACGTCATCGTCGCGGCGCCGACCGGCAGCGGCAAGACGGTCGTCGCCGAGTACGGCGTCGAGGTGGCGCTGCGAACGGGTCGCCGTGCGTTCTACACCGCGCCGATCAAGGCGCTGTCGAACCAGAAGTTCCGGGACCTGACCGAGATCCACGGTGAGGATCGTGTCGGTCTGCTGACGGGCGACAACTCGATCAATGGCGATGCCGCCGCGGTCGTGATGACGACCGAGGTGCTGCGGAACATGATCTACGGAGGCCGCGACCTCGACGACCTCGCCGTCGTCGTGCTCGACGAGGTCCACTTCCTCCAGGACACCTACCGCGGCCCGGTGTGGGAAGAGGTGATCATCCATCTGCCCCAGCACGTGCAGCTCGTCTGTCTGTCGGCGACGGTGAGCAACGCCGACGAACTCTCCGAGTGGATCAGCACCGTCCGTGGACCGACGACCGCGGTCGTCGAGACCAAGCGGCCGGTGCAACTCGACAACATGTACTTCGTGGCCGATCGCACCAACGACCGGCTCCGACTGCTCCCGACGATCGTCGACGGGCGTCCGAACAACGACGCCCTGCGGCTCGACGCCAGCGGCGTCCGGCACGGCCGCAGTCGGCGTCACGAGCGCAACGTCAAGGGGAGCGGCACGCGCAAGCTGTCGACACCGACGCGGATCGAGACCGTCGAGACCCTGCACGAGCACGACCTGCTGCCGGCGATCTTCTTCATCTTCAGCCGTGCACAGTGTGACGAGGCGGCTCGATCTTGTGTCGATGCCGGCTTGCGGTTGACCGACGACACCGCTCGCTCCCGGGTGCGGGAGATCGCGGCCGAGCGGCTCGGGAGCCTGCTGACGGCGGATCTCGACGTGCTGGGCTACGACCAGTTCATGACCCAGCTCGAAGCCGGGGTGGCCGCCCACCACGCCGGCATGGTGCCGCCGTTCAAAGAGGTCGTCGAGCGCTGTTTCATCGAGGGGCTGATCCGCGTGGTCTTCGCCACCGAGACGCTCGCCGTCGGCGTCAACATGCCGGCCCGCAGCGTCGTGATCGAGAAGCTGACGAAGTTCACCGGCGACCATCATGAGTCGCTCTCGCCGGCGCAGTACACGCAGTTGACCGGTCGCGCCGGGCGGCGCGGCATCGACGAACTCGGGAGCGCCGTCGTGCTGTGGAGCCCCTTCGTGCGCTTCGACCAGGCGGCCGACCTGGCGATGAGCCGGAGCTTCCACCTCCGGTCGGCGTTCCGGCCCACCTACAACATGGCCGCCAACCTCGTGCGTACGTACGACGCCCAGACCGCTCGCCAGTTGCTGACGCTGTCGTTCGCTCAGTTCCAGGCCGATCGTGAGGTCGTACGGACCGAGCGTCGGCTCCAGCGTCAGCGAGACCGACTCGAGTCGCTCCGGGCGACCGCGGCGAGCCCGTTCGGTGACATCGACGAGTACCGCAGCCTCATGAACGCCGCCGAGGCGCCGCGTCGGCTCGACGACCCGATCGAGGTCGCGATGGCGGCGTTGCGGCCGGGAGCCGTGATCCACGCGTCGAAGGGAAAGGCCCACGGACCGGTTGCAGTGGTCGCCACCGCGCACCGTTCGAGCGGCCTCCGGCTCACGGCGATCACCCCGTCGGGTCGGTCGATCCACCTGGTCGCCGGCGATTTCGACCAACCGCCGCAGCAGCTCGGCACCGTGGTCCTGCCCGGCACCTACTCACCCAACCGCAAGGACTACCTCGCCGAGGTCGGGCTCCGGGTGAAACGCGCCAAGCTGCGGCCGAGAGCACCGCAGCGCCCGGCCGAGCTGCACCGCGACGGTTCGACGGAACATCCGATCGAGCGCGACCCCGATCTGCGCGAGCGACTCAAGGCAGCGAGCCAGGCCGATCGTGTCGCCCGCGAGGTCGCCGAGCTCGAGCGGAGGATGGATCACCAGAACGCGACCCTCGCCAGGGAGTTCGACGGAGTGCTCGCCGTCCTGGCCGAACGCGGCCTCCTCGACATCGACGCCTGGACACTGACCGACGGCGGCGAGATGCTCGCCCGGGTCTTCCACGAGAGCGACCTGCTCGTGACCGAGACGATCCGGACCGGGTTGCTCGACGGCGTCGATGCCGCCACCCTGGCCGGTCTGGTCTCCACGTTCGTGTACGAACATCGCTCGCCCGACGACCCGCCGATGCCGTGGTTCCCCGACAGCGCCATCCGCCGCCGCTGGCGGTCGATCCAGCGGCTGAGCGAGGAGTTGTCCCACCTCGAACTGGTGCAGGGCATCTCGCAGCATCGCCCGCCCGACCCGACCTTCTTCGCCGTGGCGTACGCCTGGGTGGCGGGGGAGGGGTTCGCCGAGGTGGTCGCCGAGGAGGAGCTGACCGGCGGCGATTTCGTCCGGACGATCAAGCAACTCATCGACGTGCTCCGTCAGGTCGCGATCGTCGCGCCCGACCCGAAGACGCGAGCCGCGGCCCGGACGGCTTCGGAGTCGGCATTCCGCGGGGTGGTCGAGGACGCATCAGCGGTGGAACCCGGGTGA
- a CDS encoding FAD-dependent thymidylate synthase has product MSVYVPEEFTSSEEDVLRRYFTNLDGPVFALVNLPEVVKGALFARYSRSAKSLRRLFLDEFVNDLDIEGDESIDATIGLERAEDLYEKVFLEYGDDSVAQLGGVHLACEQASNLLTKILEWGRLMSYLEQSTRYISYDARLGGRYRFFRDPAVLASSLGTRYVGDMDRMFDAYSTAVNAVTNHVRDTIPRDPDDSEFIYRQATRAKALDATRGMLPAASLSNLGMYGTGQAYEALLLRMRAHPLPEAQHYSTLMLHELRKVIPSFLRRVDLPDRGGRWIDYLSTTRTETSELVEQLFGGVPVETVPEVQLVDFDPDGEDKLLAAICYSRSTLPESMLIERVRQLGVDERVALLRAYVGERENRRHRPGRAFERVDYRFDVLSDYGAFRDLQRHRLLTIEWQSLTPNHGFTRPELVEEAGIGPLFDETMDRSARLFDAMREPFPEQASYAVSMAYRLRYVMQFNAREAMHMLELRSAPQGHPSYRRVALEMHRLIGEQAGHHAIAGAMSHMTTEAPELERLASERQAESRRHT; this is encoded by the coding sequence GTGAGCGTGTACGTGCCCGAGGAATTCACTTCCAGCGAGGAAGATGTCCTTCGTCGGTATTTCACCAACCTCGACGGCCCGGTGTTCGCACTGGTCAACCTGCCCGAGGTCGTGAAGGGTGCGCTGTTCGCCCGCTACAGCCGTAGCGCCAAGAGCCTCCGGCGCCTGTTCCTCGACGAGTTCGTGAACGACCTCGACATCGAAGGCGACGAATCGATCGACGCCACGATCGGTCTGGAGCGGGCCGAGGACCTCTACGAGAAGGTGTTCCTCGAGTACGGCGACGACTCGGTCGCCCAGCTCGGTGGAGTACACCTCGCCTGCGAACAGGCGTCCAACCTGCTGACCAAGATCCTGGAGTGGGGTCGCCTGATGAGCTATCTCGAGCAGAGCACGAGGTACATCTCGTACGACGCCCGGCTCGGTGGCCGTTACCGCTTCTTCCGTGACCCGGCCGTGCTGGCGAGTTCGCTCGGCACCCGCTACGTGGGCGACATGGACCGAATGTTCGACGCGTACTCGACCGCGGTCAACGCGGTGACCAACCACGTGCGCGACACGATCCCGCGCGACCCCGACGACAGCGAGTTCATCTACCGTCAGGCCACCCGGGCCAAGGCGCTCGATGCGACGCGCGGCATGCTCCCGGCGGCGTCGCTGTCGAACCTCGGCATGTACGGCACCGGACAGGCGTACGAGGCGCTGCTGCTGCGCATGCGGGCGCACCCGCTGCCCGAGGCACAGCACTACTCGACGCTGATGCTGCACGAGCTCCGTAAGGTGATCCCGAGTTTCCTGCGCCGCGTCGACCTCCCCGATCGCGGCGGGCGGTGGATCGACTACCTCTCGACCACGCGCACCGAGACCAGCGAACTCGTCGAGCAGCTGTTCGGTGGCGTGCCGGTCGAGACGGTGCCCGAGGTGCAACTCGTCGACTTCGACCCCGACGGTGAAGACAAGCTCCTCGCAGCGATCTGTTACAGCCGTTCGACACTGCCCGAGTCGATGCTGATCGAGCGGGTCCGGCAGCTCGGCGTCGACGAGCGGGTGGCGCTGCTGCGGGCGTACGTGGGGGAGCGCGAGAATCGCCGTCATCGCCCCGGACGCGCCTTCGAGCGGGTCGACTACCGATTCGACGTCCTGTCCGACTACGGGGCGTTCAGGGACCTCCAGCGGCATCGCCTCCTGACGATCGAGTGGCAGTCGCTCACGCCGAACCACGGTTTCACCCGCCCGGAACTCGTCGAGGAGGCCGGCATCGGCCCGTTGTTCGACGAGACGATGGACCGGTCGGCGCGATTGTTCGACGCGATGCGCGAGCCGTTTCCCGAGCAGGCGTCGTACGCGGTGTCGATGGCGTATCGATTGCGGTACGTCATGCAGTTCAACGCCCGCGAAGCGATGCACATGCTCGAGTTGCGATCTGCACCGCAGGGGCACCCGTCGTACCGGCGGGTCGCGCTGGAGATGCATCGTTTGATCGGTGAGCAGGCCGGGCACCATGCCATCGCCGGAGCGATGAGCCACATGACGACCGAGGCGCCCGAACTCGAGCGCCTCGCGTCCGAGCGGCAGGCGGAGTCGAGACGTCACACCTGA
- a CDS encoding GNAT family N-acetyltransferase: protein MIDPDVRPAGPHDVSQLAWLEAEARSVLIEQRGGPRWLDTHPARGDAWSAAIGADAVFVAHIGDVVVGYLVLVTTGPIAVVDDVYVTLQARELGFGDAMLAAAIDRARAAGCELLEGSSLPGDRDTKNLYERAGIKARLITVSTPL from the coding sequence ATGATCGACCCCGACGTCCGGCCGGCCGGCCCGCACGACGTCTCACAACTCGCCTGGCTGGAGGCCGAGGCGCGGTCGGTCCTGATCGAGCAGCGGGGCGGCCCTCGCTGGCTCGACACACATCCGGCACGGGGCGACGCCTGGTCGGCAGCCATCGGTGCCGACGCCGTCTTCGTGGCGCACATCGGCGACGTGGTCGTCGGTTACCTGGTGTTGGTCACGACCGGGCCGATCGCCGTCGTCGACGATGTGTACGTCACACTGCAGGCTCGTGAACTCGGCTTCGGCGACGCGATGCTGGCGGCCGCGATCGATCGCGCTCGGGCGGCCGGTTGCGAACTCCTCGAGGGGTCGTCGCTGCCCGGTGACCGCGACACGAAGAACCTCTACGAGCGTGCGGGGATCAAGGCTCGCCTGATCACGGTGTCAACGCCGCTCTGA
- a CDS encoding enoyl-CoA hydratase-related protein, producing the protein MFCAGADLKAINSGDAASLATERGGFAGFVYRERTKPIIAAVDGLATAGGCEIVLAADLVVATTRSAFGLAEAKRNLTAGAGGLFRLPRAIGQAAAMEAILTGEPIPAERAHALGLLSRLVEPGAAVDEALRLAEQITACAPLAVWESRAIVRAAATEDDETLIRMTNEAFGRIMRSDDTKEGLAAFIEKRTPDWQGR; encoded by the coding sequence GTGTTCTGCGCAGGTGCCGATCTCAAGGCGATCAACAGCGGCGACGCGGCATCGCTCGCGACCGAACGCGGCGGGTTCGCCGGCTTCGTCTATCGCGAGCGCACCAAACCGATCATCGCCGCGGTCGACGGCCTGGCGACCGCAGGAGGCTGTGAGATCGTGCTCGCGGCCGACTTGGTCGTGGCGACGACGCGCTCCGCCTTCGGCCTCGCCGAGGCCAAACGCAACCTGACCGCCGGTGCCGGCGGCCTCTTCCGACTCCCACGCGCCATCGGCCAGGCGGCGGCCATGGAGGCGATCCTCACGGGCGAACCGATCCCGGCCGAGCGAGCGCATGCGCTGGGCCTGCTCTCCCGTCTGGTCGAGCCGGGAGCGGCCGTCGACGAAGCGCTCCGCCTCGCCGAACAGATCACCGCCTGCGCTCCCCTGGCGGTGTGGGAATCACGAGCGATCGTGCGGGCTGCCGCCACGGAAGACGACGAGACGCTCATCCGGATGACCAACGAGGCGTTCGGACGGATCATGCGATCGGACGACACCAAGGAGGGCCTCGCAGCCTTCATCGAGAAGCGGACGCCCGACTGGCAGGGCCGCTGA
- a CDS encoding gamma carbonic anhydrase family protein has translation MPIYALGQQEPDIAGDAFIHPDAVIIGSVIIGSESSVWPCAVLRGDEGEIRIGDRTSVQDGSVLHTTPEVPTIVGSRCVIGHIVHLEACTIEDDVLVGNGSIVLHRAIARSWSIIAANSVVLDGTEIPSGAIAAGSPAVIKPDRAKPALVQMGAQAYIDRAKRFRTDLRRLD, from the coding sequence GTGCCCATCTACGCCCTCGGTCAACAGGAACCCGACATCGCCGGCGATGCCTTCATCCACCCGGACGCGGTCATCATCGGATCGGTCATCATCGGATCGGAGAGTTCGGTCTGGCCGTGCGCGGTGCTGCGCGGCGACGAGGGGGAGATCCGGATCGGCGACCGGACGAGCGTGCAGGACGGGTCGGTCCTGCACACCACACCCGAGGTTCCGACGATCGTCGGCAGCCGCTGCGTGATCGGCCACATCGTGCATCTCGAAGCGTGCACGATCGAGGACGACGTGCTCGTCGGCAACGGATCGATCGTCTTGCACCGAGCGATCGCCCGGTCGTGGTCGATCATCGCGGCCAACTCGGTCGTGCTCGACGGCACCGAGATCCCGTCGGGCGCGATCGCTGCCGGGTCGCCGGCGGTGATCAAACCCGACCGCGCCAAGCCCGCTCTCGTCCAGATGGGGGCGCAGGCGTACATCGACCGCGCCAAACGTTTCCGGACCGACCTGCGGCGGCTCGACTGA
- a CDS encoding 50S ribosomal protein L11 methyltransferase, whose product MRIIALTVPVAAAELAADRLWTAGGQAVEQRDLPDGRVELRTSLGSDDDVAAARLGEVPPGWSVGFVELDARPAETWREFARPIVVSDRLVIRPAWQPGGEVPGVLDVAIEPGGSFGLGDHPTTRSTAAVLDELIVPGQRVLDVGCGSGVLAIIAALRGAARVVAIDIAEPAREATDDNARRNGVAEVVEASTTPLDSVEGRFDLVVANILAPTLVALAPDLRRVTAIGGRLVISGVLTDGYDHVVAALAPMRVVAAEQVDGWSAVTLAHPEASD is encoded by the coding sequence ATGCGGATCATCGCACTGACCGTTCCCGTCGCCGCGGCCGAGCTCGCGGCCGACCGGCTGTGGACGGCCGGTGGGCAGGCCGTCGAGCAACGTGATCTGCCCGATGGGCGCGTCGAACTCCGCACGTCGCTCGGGAGCGACGACGACGTGGCCGCAGCTCGCCTCGGTGAGGTGCCGCCTGGCTGGTCCGTCGGCTTCGTCGAGCTCGATGCCCGGCCGGCGGAGACCTGGCGGGAGTTCGCGCGTCCGATCGTCGTCAGTGACCGGTTGGTCATCCGGCCCGCCTGGCAGCCGGGTGGGGAGGTACCGGGGGTGTTGGATGTCGCGATCGAGCCCGGCGGATCGTTCGGGCTCGGTGACCACCCGACCACACGTTCGACCGCGGCGGTGCTCGACGAGTTGATCGTCCCCGGTCAGCGTGTGCTCGACGTGGGCTGCGGATCAGGGGTGCTCGCGATCATCGCAGCGCTCCGTGGTGCCGCTCGGGTGGTCGCGATCGACATCGCCGAGCCGGCGCGCGAGGCGACCGACGACAACGCCCGGCGCAACGGTGTCGCCGAGGTCGTCGAGGCGTCGACGACGCCGCTCGACTCGGTCGAGGGACGGTTCGACCTCGTCGTGGCGAACATCCTGGCGCCCACCTTGGTGGCCTTGGCACCCGATCTCCGTCGGGTGACGGCGATCGGAGGTCGCCTCGTGATCTCCGGGGTGCTGACCGACGGGTACGACCACGTCGTGGCGGCCTTGGCTCCGATGCGCGTGGTCGCGGCCGAGCAGGTCGACGGGTGGTCAGCGGTGACGCTGGCTCACCCGGAGGCGAGCGACTGA
- a CDS encoding WhiB family transcriptional regulator, whose amino-acid sequence MANVDIITSAAPADEEDWMRRAACKGLTHLFFPSPAERPQARERREATAREVCGSCSVRTMCRDFARGEHEYGFWGGESEDERHAAGFRLIAPIGVRARSAG is encoded by the coding sequence GTGGCGAACGTCGACATCATCACGTCAGCAGCACCGGCAGATGAGGAGGACTGGATGCGCCGAGCGGCGTGCAAGGGCCTCACCCACCTGTTCTTCCCCAGCCCAGCCGAGCGGCCGCAGGCTCGAGAACGACGTGAGGCCACCGCCCGCGAGGTGTGCGGCAGCTGCTCCGTGCGAACGATGTGTCGTGACTTCGCGCGCGGCGAGCACGAGTACGGGTTCTGGGGTGGCGAGAGCGAAGACGAGCGTCACGCCGCCGGGTTCCGCCTGATCGCCCCGATCGGCGTCCGCGCCCGGTCGGCCGGCTGA
- a CDS encoding MurR/RpiR family transcriptional regulator — MDVAERIRERGADLTAAERRIAEVVLDAPQSIGFGTVADLAKAAQVGAASVVRLATKLGFDGYSELQQAVQAELMQQLRPAVERIQTADLGSRSGHVAAELGNVETTLTAADDATLAALVDRLTDLDRPVMVLSSDASAGVAQQFVTQLHQLRPHVAILGGSDVEVRRELAVADQRATLVVIDLRRYEQWVLDAHQMAVERGIWSAGLTDSMLSPIASAADVTFVVGAASTGPFDSYVGMLALLNLVAIDVAAQLKDSATERLAAIEASWTERASLTTGR, encoded by the coding sequence GTGGACGTCGCCGAGCGGATCAGGGAGCGCGGGGCCGACCTGACGGCGGCCGAGCGACGCATTGCGGAGGTGGTCCTCGACGCTCCGCAATCGATCGGATTCGGCACGGTCGCCGATTTGGCGAAGGCCGCCCAGGTCGGGGCAGCATCGGTCGTCCGCCTGGCCACCAAGCTCGGGTTCGACGGCTACTCCGAGCTCCAGCAGGCGGTGCAGGCCGAGCTGATGCAGCAGCTGCGACCGGCCGTCGAGCGGATCCAGACCGCCGACCTCGGTTCGCGTTCGGGTCACGTGGCGGCCGAGTTGGGCAATGTCGAGACCACCCTCACCGCCGCCGATGACGCGACGCTGGCGGCGCTGGTCGACCGGCTCACCGATCTCGACCGCCCCGTGATGGTGCTGTCGAGCGACGCGTCGGCCGGTGTCGCCCAACAGTTCGTGACACAGCTCCACCAGCTCCGCCCCCACGTCGCGATCCTCGGCGGAAGCGACGTCGAGGTCCGTCGCGAGCTCGCCGTCGCCGACCAGCGGGCGACGCTCGTCGTGATCGACCTGCGGCGCTACGAGCAATGGGTGCTCGACGCACACCAGATGGCCGTCGAACGCGGCATCTGGTCGGCTGGGCTCACCGACAGCATGCTGTCGCCGATCGCCTCGGCGGCCGACGTGACGTTCGTCGTCGGTGCGGCGTCGACCGGACCGTTCGACAGCTACGTGGGCATGCTCGCGCTGCTCAATCTGGTGGCGATCGACGTCGCCGCGCAACTCAAGGACTCGGCGACCGAACGCCTGGCGGCGATCGAGGCGTCGTGGACGGAGCGGGCGAGTCTCACCACCGGCCGCTGA
- a CDS encoding peptide chain release factor 3 produces the protein MSVTSEAARRRTFAIISHPDAGKTTLTEKFLLYAGVLADAGSVKARSGRRSATSDWMEMEQKRGISISSTALSFEYRDHQLNLLDTPGHRDFSEDTYRVLSAVDAVVMVLDSAKGIEPQTLKLFEVCRSRNLPVITFLNKYDRPGRDPLELLDEIEDQIGLRPTPATWPVGISGDFRGVVDRSTGEFTRFTRTTRGSAIAPEEIVDADRAAVEEGNAWTHALDESGLLDAVEANVDLPSFLAGESTPLFVGSALTNFGVRHVLDAIVDLAPAPSPRLDAEDVARPLDADCSAFVFKVQANMDRSHRDRIAFVRVCSGRFERGMVLTNARTEKPFATKYASTVFGAERTTVDEAYPGDVVGLVNATGLNIGDSLYESTPVTFPPIPRFSPEVFASARPLDSGKSKQFRKGLAQLDEEGVVQVLRDPDMGDSAPILAAVGQLQFDVFADRLDVEFNSPIEILSSPYESIRLTDEQSAKRLREIGGIRVMERGDGHLVALFESRYRLQRIESDEPDLMLAHIVAG, from the coding sequence ATGTCCGTCACCTCAGAAGCTGCTCGTCGACGGACGTTCGCGATCATCAGCCATCCCGACGCCGGCAAGACGACCCTCACCGAGAAGTTCCTGCTCTATGCGGGCGTGCTCGCCGACGCCGGCTCGGTCAAGGCCCGTTCGGGTCGCCGATCGGCCACGAGCGACTGGATGGAGATGGAGCAGAAGCGCGGTATCTCGATCAGTTCGACCGCGCTGTCGTTCGAATACCGCGATCATCAGCTGAATCTGCTCGACACGCCCGGCCACCGTGACTTCTCCGAAGACACCTACCGCGTGCTGTCCGCCGTCGATGCCGTCGTGATGGTGCTCGACAGCGCCAAGGGCATCGAGCCGCAGACCCTCAAGCTCTTCGAGGTCTGCCGGTCGCGCAACCTGCCGGTGATCACGTTCCTCAACAAGTACGACCGTCCCGGTCGTGACCCGCTCGAACTCCTCGACGAGATCGAGGACCAGATCGGTCTCCGCCCGACGCCGGCCACGTGGCCGGTCGGCATCTCCGGCGACTTCCGCGGCGTGGTGGACCGGAGCACGGGCGAGTTCACGCGGTTCACACGGACGACCCGGGGGAGCGCGATCGCTCCTGAGGAGATCGTCGATGCCGATCGCGCGGCAGTCGAGGAAGGGAACGCGTGGACGCACGCGCTCGACGAGAGCGGCCTCCTCGATGCGGTCGAGGCCAACGTCGATCTGCCGTCGTTCCTGGCGGGGGAGTCGACGCCGCTGTTCGTCGGGTCGGCGCTCACCAACTTCGGCGTGCGGCATGTGCTCGACGCGATCGTCGACCTCGCGCCGGCACCGAGTCCGCGCCTCGACGCAGAAGACGTCGCACGACCACTCGACGCGGACTGTTCGGCGTTCGTGTTCAAGGTGCAGGCCAACATGGATCGGTCCCACCGCGACCGGATCGCGTTCGTCCGGGTCTGCTCCGGTCGGTTCGAGCGCGGGATGGTGCTGACGAACGCCCGGACCGAGAAGCCGTTCGCGACGAAGTACGCATCGACGGTGTTCGGCGCGGAGCGTACGACCGTCGACGAGGCATATCCCGGCGACGTCGTCGGCCTCGTCAACGCGACCGGCCTCAACATCGGCGACTCGCTCTACGAATCGACGCCGGTGACCTTCCCGCCGATCCCACGCTTCTCGCCCGAGGTGTTCGCCAGCGCACGCCCGCTCGACTCGGGCAAGTCGAAACAGTTCCGCAAGGGACTCGCCCAACTCGACGAAGAGGGCGTCGTCCAGGTGCTGCGCGACCCCGACATGGGTGACAGCGCGCCGATCCTGGCGGCGGTCGGCCAACTCCAGTTCGACGTGTTCGCGGATCGGCTCGACGTCGAGTTCAACTCGCCGATCGAGATCCTCTCCAGCCCCTACGAGTCGATCCGTCTGACCGACGAGCAGTCGGCGAAGCGGCTGCGTGAAATCGGTGGCATCCGTGTGATGGAGCGTGGCGACGGCCACCTCGTGGCGCTGTTCGAGAGTCGCTACCGGCTGCAGCGGATCGAGAGCGACGAACCCGATCTGATGCTCGCCCACATCGTCGCCGGCTGA